A single genomic interval of Rosistilla ulvae harbors:
- a CDS encoding putative sensor domain DACNV-containing protein: protein MTSLASYPAEIAAALQQRWTAMELPTDALPAPDAVAQLVDTMYQASLLREEGSGVRCRIIVAPPDEFAAELSSGASQLHVLRFTERRDFTPHQLRKLAAAAGYYRALLAVDQNADGQLSIWGMVITGTDWINRVEGERVRELWLPTRPVIHCVGPGHLIVAAGYSRILESSGGKLLTDGFDPFRSSWLSHQFRQVRTSLIEELSALETDSTKTRMCDTFVKDIAQSVVRRVLHLVRTRGHGGMLVFLPNGLDNNPLVDRWFRFRVRFEGDDSTLRFRRLILNLMQQGRQAGEARGLEQVTWDDYLQMRHAELAQLDAALLEFGHFLADLMSADGSLVVDRSFRLVGFGAEILGDSHVTTIHRAFDLEAINAVPEPADSSGTRHRSAYRLVSGLREAIAVVVSQDGDVRFVAHHKDKLTYWPYLP from the coding sequence ATGACTTCGCTTGCGTCTTATCCCGCAGAGATCGCCGCGGCACTGCAACAGCGATGGACGGCAATGGAACTGCCAACCGACGCGCTCCCCGCCCCCGACGCTGTCGCTCAATTGGTCGACACGATGTACCAAGCGAGTCTGTTGCGAGAAGAGGGGAGTGGTGTGCGGTGCCGAATCATCGTCGCGCCGCCAGACGAATTTGCGGCGGAACTTTCCAGTGGTGCTAGCCAGCTGCATGTGCTGCGGTTTACCGAGCGCCGCGACTTCACGCCGCACCAATTGCGCAAACTTGCCGCCGCCGCCGGTTACTACCGCGCCCTGTTAGCTGTCGACCAGAACGCCGACGGCCAGCTTTCGATCTGGGGAATGGTGATCACAGGAACCGACTGGATCAACCGTGTCGAAGGGGAGCGTGTGCGCGAACTTTGGCTGCCCACGCGTCCGGTGATTCATTGTGTTGGACCCGGTCATCTGATCGTCGCCGCAGGTTACTCTCGAATCCTCGAATCCTCCGGCGGCAAACTGCTGACCGATGGGTTCGATCCGTTTCGATCCAGTTGGTTGTCGCATCAATTTCGTCAGGTGAGAACTTCGTTGATCGAAGAACTCTCCGCACTCGAAACCGATAGCACCAAGACGCGGATGTGCGATACGTTTGTCAAAGACATAGCGCAGAGTGTTGTCCGGCGGGTGCTGCATCTGGTTCGCACCCGCGGCCACGGCGGGATGCTCGTCTTTCTGCCCAACGGCTTGGACAATAACCCGTTGGTCGATCGCTGGTTCCGCTTTCGCGTTCGCTTCGAAGGGGACGATTCGACGCTGCGGTTCCGGCGTTTGATCCTGAACTTGATGCAACAGGGGCGGCAAGCGGGAGAAGCGCGAGGGCTGGAACAGGTGACGTGGGATGATTATCTGCAGATGCGACATGCCGAACTGGCGCAACTCGACGCCGCGCTGCTCGAATTTGGCCACTTCCTCGCCGATCTGATGAGTGCCGACGGATCGTTGGTCGTCGACCGCAGCTTCCGCCTTGTCGGCTTTGGAGCCGAGATCCTCGGCGACTCTCACGTCACCACGATCCACCGCGCGTTCGACCTGGAAGCGATCAACGCCGTCCCCGAACCAGCCGATTCGTCGGGCACGCGGCACCGATCGGCGTACCGATTGGTCAGCGGACTCCGCGAGGCGATCGCGGTTGTCGTCTCCCAAGATGGCGACGTCCGCTTCGTCGCTCACCACAAAGACAAACTCACCTACTGGCCCTACCTCCCCTAA
- the hemQ gene encoding hydrogen peroxide-dependent heme synthase codes for MNQPAGRPHAASQSLPEPSRTPSEGLHCSHFMYRFRRDVLAGLSARRLRDGMRQFLAAVDPAEATRPEKLQRYIISGHKADFALMMMDADPLKIDAVHQAVVSGPLGAAVEATWSFVSMSEISEYVPSVPQYREKLIREGNAPDSPELAAKVAAYERRLPMMNQQRLSPDIPDWPAACFYPMNKSRVPGANWFMESSSLRQTLMAEHAQSGMAFAGRVSQLITVGVGLDDWEWMVTLWGRNPEHLKEIVYRMRFDQASAKYGEFGPFYVGYSATGEEILDHCRINV; via the coding sequence ATGAACCAACCTGCTGGACGTCCCCACGCCGCCTCGCAAAGCCTGCCCGAACCAAGTCGCACGCCATCCGAAGGGCTCCACTGCTCGCACTTCATGTATCGCTTCCGACGCGATGTTTTGGCCGGTCTGTCGGCGCGACGGCTCCGCGACGGCATGCGTCAATTCCTGGCGGCTGTCGATCCAGCCGAAGCGACGCGGCCAGAGAAGCTGCAGCGATATATCATCAGCGGTCACAAAGCCGACTTTGCCTTGATGATGATGGACGCCGATCCGCTCAAGATCGACGCGGTTCACCAAGCGGTCGTGTCGGGCCCGTTGGGAGCTGCGGTCGAGGCGACTTGGTCGTTTGTTTCGATGAGCGAGATCTCCGAATACGTCCCCTCGGTCCCGCAGTATCGCGAGAAATTGATCCGCGAAGGGAACGCCCCCGATTCGCCCGAACTGGCCGCCAAGGTCGCCGCGTACGAGCGTCGTCTGCCGATGATGAATCAACAGCGGCTGTCACCCGATATCCCCGATTGGCCCGCCGCCTGTTTCTATCCGATGAACAAATCCCGCGTGCCGGGAGCGAACTGGTTTATGGAATCGTCGTCGCTGCGGCAGACACTGATGGCCGAACACGCTCAGAGCGGGATGGCGTTCGCCGGCCGCGTGTCGCAATTGATCACCGTTGGCGTCGGCCTGGACGACTGGGAATGGATGGTCACGCTGTGGGGCCGCAATCCCGAACATCTCAAAGAGATCGTCTACCGCATGCGGTTCGATCAAGCGAGTGCCAAGTACGGCGAGTTTGGCCCGTTTTACGTCGGCTATTCCGCCACCGGTGAAGAGATCCTCGACCACTGTCGAATCAACGTTTGA
- a CDS encoding EF-hand domain-containing protein produces the protein MRYRHFAATAALLVSVGVSAGIAVAQDGPGDGDRPRPRDGGPRDGGPRDRGPRDGAPRLPPIPILEALDSNGDGMLDATEIEQAAKALKSLDHDNDGVLSFQEMMPAPRGDRGPGGPQGRGDRPEMRDGQGRPDGEGRPRRPDGEGRRPRPEGEGNRRGGNPEQFVERIMKLDKDGDGKLSGEELPERMRAMLSRADVDGDDALSKEELMKMAERRGRQGGGEGRRRPDGEKPTEGGERPRRPPAE, from the coding sequence ATGCGTTACCGTCATTTCGCCGCCACCGCGGCGCTACTGGTCTCTGTAGGTGTTTCCGCTGGCATCGCTGTTGCCCAGGATGGGCCAGGCGATGGCGATCGTCCGCGTCCCCGCGATGGCGGACCTCGCGATGGTGGTCCGCGAGACAGAGGCCCACGCGACGGAGCTCCACGCCTGCCGCCGATCCCCATCCTGGAAGCGCTCGATAGCAACGGCGATGGCATGCTCGACGCGACCGAGATCGAACAGGCAGCGAAAGCGCTCAAGTCGCTCGATCACGACAACGACGGTGTGCTGTCGTTTCAAGAAATGATGCCCGCGCCGCGTGGCGATCGCGGTCCCGGTGGCCCTCAAGGTCGTGGCGATCGTCCTGAAATGCGCGACGGACAAGGTCGTCCCGATGGCGAAGGGCGTCCGCGACGCCCCGATGGTGAGGGAAGGCGGCCTCGCCCTGAAGGAGAAGGCAATCGCCGCGGCGGGAATCCCGAACAGTTTGTCGAGCGGATCATGAAGCTGGACAAAGATGGCGACGGAAAACTGAGTGGCGAAGAGCTGCCAGAACGGATGCGGGCGATGCTGAGTCGCGCCGATGTCGACGGCGACGATGCTTTGAGCAAAGAGGAACTGATGAAGATGGCTGAGCGTCGCGGTCGCCAAGGTGGCGGTGAAGGCCGCCGTCGTCCCGATGGGGAGAAGCCAACCGAAGGAGGCGAACGTCCTCGCCGTCCGCCAGCGGAATAG
- a CDS encoding c-type cytochrome: MRWLGWMCVAMMVVSIASGDEVGDRSANPSGDAPEHASGPRQLPPGELGRVIELGREIVFNTSEHPLSKPYVGNALNCTSCHLDGGQHPTAASFLGIATAYPAWSPREQRVVTLQDRSLNCFMRSQNGTRPPLGSEVSVAITAYITWLSTDQPIRQNPNKPLGPRHVPALDAHEQQPSVSRGAVLYADHCASCHADNGLGSDDGPPVWGDDSYNDGAGLSRVPKLAAWLKVAMPLDDPYLSAAESFDIAAFVNSHRRPHFELSKHLPAADARGEYNGVSDEGHH, from the coding sequence ATGCGATGGCTCGGTTGGATGTGTGTGGCGATGATGGTCGTTTCGATAGCCAGTGGTGATGAGGTGGGGGATCGGAGTGCAAATCCTTCGGGGGATGCGCCGGAACATGCTAGCGGACCGCGCCAGTTGCCCCCTGGGGAATTGGGACGCGTGATCGAGCTGGGCCGCGAGATCGTTTTTAATACGAGCGAACATCCGCTGTCGAAGCCCTACGTCGGCAACGCCTTGAACTGCACATCGTGTCATTTAGATGGGGGGCAGCATCCAACAGCCGCTAGCTTTTTGGGGATCGCCACCGCCTATCCCGCTTGGTCGCCGCGCGAGCAGCGGGTGGTGACGTTGCAGGATCGGTCTCTAAATTGTTTTATGCGGAGCCAGAATGGAACGCGGCCGCCGTTGGGGAGCGAGGTTTCGGTGGCGATCACCGCTTACATCACGTGGTTGTCGACCGATCAACCGATCCGCCAGAACCCAAACAAGCCGTTGGGGCCGCGTCACGTTCCCGCATTGGACGCCCACGAACAACAGCCAAGCGTATCGCGAGGCGCCGTTTTGTATGCCGATCATTGTGCGTCGTGCCATGCCGACAATGGGCTCGGTTCGGACGACGGGCCTCCGGTCTGGGGCGATGATTCGTACAATGATGGAGCGGGTCTGAGCCGTGTGCCGAAGTTGGCGGCATGGTTGAAGGTCGCGATGCCGTTGGACGATCCCTACCTGTCGGCGGCGGAGTCATTTGACATCGCAGCGTTTGTGAACAGCCATCGGCGTCCCCACTTTGAATTAAGCAAACATCTTCCCGCCGCTGACGCGCGGGGCGAATACAACGGAGTTAGCGATGAAGGACATCACTGA
- a CDS encoding DUF3124 domain-containing protein yields MKDITEKAAGKMVRQIKLIVFLTVVLPIVALAIFVELRFASIKDDLHFREPGARDEARMDLDSLPWSPIQGQTLYVPAYSHIYQQGGDPRLLTVTLSARNTDQTHEIVITSVRYYDTAGNELRSLVEKPLRLAPLASTEFVIEQKDKSGGSGASFILEWKAGKPVTHPVVESVMIDTNNAQGISFVRSATVLEETRPDNGNSESEQPES; encoded by the coding sequence ATGAAGGACATCACTGAAAAAGCTGCGGGGAAAATGGTCCGGCAAATCAAGTTGATCGTGTTTTTGACGGTCGTGCTGCCGATCGTGGCGTTGGCGATATTTGTCGAGCTGCGGTTTGCTTCGATCAAAGACGATCTGCACTTCCGCGAGCCGGGAGCGCGCGACGAGGCGCGGATGGATTTGGATTCGCTGCCGTGGTCGCCGATCCAAGGCCAGACCCTCTACGTTCCTGCCTACTCGCATATCTACCAACAAGGTGGCGATCCGCGGTTGCTGACCGTGACGCTCTCCGCACGCAACACCGATCAGACGCATGAGATCGTGATCACATCGGTTCGATATTACGACACCGCGGGAAACGAGTTGCGGTCGCTGGTAGAAAAGCCGCTGCGTCTGGCTCCGCTGGCGTCGACCGAGTTTGTGATCGAGCAGAAAGATAAATCGGGCGGGAGCGGGGCGAGTTTCATCTTGGAATGGAAAGCGGGCAAGCCCGTCACACATCCTGTGGTCGAGAGTGTAATGATCGACACCAACAACGCTCAAGGGATCTCGTTTGTCCGGTCAGCCACGGTTTTGGAAGAGACACGCCCCGACAACGGCAACTCTGAGTCGGAGCAGCCTGAGTCGTAG
- a CDS encoding phosphorylase family protein: protein MSETMQILPGQSQADLDHQIEAACALMERHYASGVYSKLTVVRSWSKHNPTISGSIARPSAFRWYLRRELTKLAQRGAQLHVAPSRARVDLNAPKLLQLIDESDFDHTRKKVFLFGPERAELSIQRLEHYTGTQVEDFQRYVLLTNYQMHMNAFIEAYPDCIRPQRTDVQMPALHQRTVNNDGVTIINIGVGPSNAKNLTDHIAVLRPDAMLMVGHCAGIRNHQEIGDFVLGSGYMRADRLLDQTLPTSVPLSPNFVLNRNLARVLDERKLPYRFGVVYTTIDRNWELTLRGTLADLRASRSIAVDMESATVAANGFRYRIPSATLLCVSDKPLHGKPKLAAEALEFYKKTKSQHLAVAIAAIELAKQEFPGGFPNSDIRAMDEPLLGGPET from the coding sequence GTGTCCGAGACCATGCAAATTTTGCCCGGCCAGTCGCAGGCCGATCTGGATCATCAGATCGAAGCCGCCTGTGCGTTGATGGAGCGGCATTATGCGTCGGGAGTCTATTCGAAGCTCACCGTCGTCCGCAGTTGGTCGAAGCACAATCCTACGATCTCCGGTTCGATCGCGCGGCCTTCCGCCTTTCGCTGGTATCTGCGCCGCGAACTGACCAAGCTGGCGCAGCGCGGGGCACAACTGCACGTCGCACCGTCACGGGCAAGAGTCGACTTGAACGCGCCCAAGCTGCTGCAATTGATCGACGAGAGCGACTTTGACCACACGCGGAAGAAGGTCTTCCTGTTTGGGCCCGAGCGAGCCGAACTGTCGATCCAACGGCTGGAACATTACACCGGCACGCAGGTCGAAGACTTTCAACGCTATGTGCTGTTGACCAATTACCAAATGCATATGAATGCATTTATCGAAGCCTATCCCGATTGCATCCGTCCGCAGCGTACCGATGTGCAGATGCCGGCGCTGCATCAACGGACTGTCAACAACGACGGCGTTACAATCATCAACATCGGCGTTGGACCTAGCAACGCGAAGAACCTGACCGACCATATCGCCGTGCTGCGGCCCGACGCGATGCTGATGGTCGGCCATTGCGCGGGGATCCGAAATCACCAAGAGATCGGCGACTTTGTGCTCGGTTCGGGTTACATGCGAGCCGATCGGTTGTTGGACCAGACGCTGCCGACCAGCGTCCCGCTGTCGCCCAACTTTGTCTTGAATCGCAACCTAGCCCGCGTCCTCGACGAACGCAAGCTTCCCTACCGATTTGGCGTCGTCTACACGACGATCGATCGCAACTGGGAACTGACGCTGCGAGGGACGTTAGCCGATCTGCGAGCCAGTCGCAGCATCGCGGTCGATATGGAATCAGCCACCGTCGCCGCCAACGGCTTCCGCTATCGAATACCCTCGGCGACGCTGCTGTGCGTTTCCGATAAACCGCTGCACGGCAAACCGAAACTGGCCGCCGAAGCGCTCGAATTCTACAAGAAGACGAAGAGTCAGCATCTGGCGGTCGCAATCGCCGCGATCGAGCTGGCCAAACAAGAATTCCCCGGCGGATTTCCCAACAGCGACATCCGCGCGATGGACGAACCGCTGCTGGGCGGCCCCGAAACGTAG
- a CDS encoding prenyltransferase/squalene oxidase repeat-containing protein has translation MSAPLRPSFTTAGIPPSVVPPPRDRWRTEPNEPAADVAVPTSVFRRLFDKIRDLRKFDWRTIDWRLENTPPWLISMVLHLSLLLALAFITLAASGGDRALLTLRQGEWEPQAELAEFVIEPIAPLELPIEAVAEIQHEPDFDFHSLQVDQPTVETVAMASSSPMLDQLIAKTTPSADLTTPIRTAHPAMFAGRSGPLKAELLKKYGGTKVTEDAVALGLAWLKRQQLPGGNWSMRGPYTTGSFSENETAATAMAMLAFMGAGSTHRSGPYEKEVLRAVHWLVKQQDRSGFMAHRANSHEKMYAQSQAMIALCELYAMTKDSWLRPYAQAACDFAKDSQSPAGGWRYQPRTDSDTSVTGWFLMGLKSGQTAGLEVDPDVLLRVGKFLDTVGGGYDEGYAYMQGERSSPTMTAVGLLCRQYLGWQRNHPAMSRGLITLEANYPIDPGQPDVYYWYYATQAMHHYGGPLWDDWNAKLRVDLPAMQDKQGAERGSWPPQRDAWGRLGGRLYTTCFALYNLEVYYRHMPLYSQDQTDVW, from the coding sequence ATGTCAGCGCCACTGCGTCCTTCCTTTACGACAGCGGGCATTCCGCCAAGCGTCGTTCCACCGCCACGCGATCGCTGGCGGACCGAACCGAACGAGCCGGCGGCCGACGTCGCTGTGCCGACATCGGTCTTCCGGCGGCTGTTCGATAAGATCCGCGACCTGCGGAAATTCGACTGGCGCACGATCGACTGGCGGTTGGAGAATACGCCCCCTTGGCTGATTAGCATGGTGCTGCACCTGAGCTTGCTGTTGGCGTTGGCTTTCATAACGCTAGCCGCCAGCGGCGGTGATCGCGCTCTGCTGACGTTGCGGCAAGGAGAATGGGAACCGCAAGCGGAGCTGGCTGAATTTGTGATCGAGCCGATCGCGCCGCTAGAATTGCCAATCGAAGCGGTCGCGGAGATTCAGCACGAACCCGACTTCGATTTCCACTCATTGCAAGTCGACCAGCCGACTGTCGAGACCGTCGCCATGGCCTCCAGCTCGCCGATGTTGGACCAATTGATCGCCAAAACGACTCCATCGGCTGACCTCACCACGCCGATCCGCACCGCGCACCCGGCGATGTTTGCAGGTCGCAGCGGACCGCTGAAAGCCGAACTGCTGAAGAAATACGGCGGAACCAAAGTAACAGAAGATGCTGTCGCTCTCGGATTGGCGTGGCTCAAACGCCAGCAATTACCTGGCGGTAACTGGAGCATGCGCGGACCTTATACGACGGGCAGTTTCAGCGAAAACGAAACTGCTGCGACGGCGATGGCGATGCTTGCATTCATGGGAGCAGGGAGCACGCATCGCAGCGGCCCTTACGAAAAGGAAGTCCTTCGCGCCGTCCACTGGCTGGTCAAGCAACAGGACCGCAGCGGGTTCATGGCCCACCGCGCCAACTCGCATGAGAAGATGTACGCCCAATCCCAAGCGATGATCGCTCTGTGCGAACTCTACGCGATGACCAAGGATTCATGGCTGCGTCCCTACGCGCAAGCCGCCTGCGATTTCGCCAAGGACTCGCAATCGCCCGCCGGCGGTTGGCGGTACCAACCGCGGACCGATTCGGACACTTCGGTGACCGGTTGGTTTCTGATGGGACTCAAAAGTGGCCAAACGGCGGGACTGGAGGTCGATCCGGACGTGTTGCTTCGCGTCGGCAAGTTCCTCGATACGGTCGGCGGCGGATACGACGAAGGGTATGCCTACATGCAGGGCGAGCGATCGTCGCCGACGATGACTGCCGTCGGTCTACTCTGCCGACAATACCTTGGCTGGCAGCGGAATCATCCAGCGATGTCGCGCGGCCTGATCACGTTGGAGGCGAATTATCCGATCGATCCGGGCCAACCCGATGTTTATTACTGGTATTATGCAACCCAGGCGATGCATCACTATGGCGGCCCACTGTGGGACGATTGGAACGCAAAACTGCGGGTCGATCTGCCGGCGATGCAAGACAAACAAGGGGCCGAACGTGGCAGTTGGCCACCGCAACGCGATGCCTGGGGACGGCTGGGCGGCCGTCTCTACACCACCTGTTTTGCGTTGTACAATCTCGAAGTCTACTACCGACACATGCCGCTCTATTCCCAGGACCAAACCGACGTCTGGTAA